gctaatcaatgaatataataaagttgcaggatacaatataacacacagaaatcccttgcattcctatacactaacaatgagaaaacagaaagagaaattaaggaaacaataccattcaccattgcaacaaaaagaataaaataattaggagtatatctacctaaagaaacaaaagacctatacatagaaaactataaaaccctgatgaaagaaatcaaagaggacgcaaatagatggagaaatatactgtgttcatggatcggaagaatcaatattgtgaaaatgagtatactacctaaagcaatctatagattcaatgcgatccctatcaagctaccaacggtattcacagaactagaacaattaatttcaaaatttgtatggaaatacaaaaaaccttgaatagccaaagcaatcttgagaaagaagaatggaactggaggaatcaatctgcctgacttcaggctctactacaaagccacagtcatccagagagcatggtactggcacaaagacagaaatatagatcaatggaacagaatagaaaccccagagataaatccacatacctacggacaccttattttcaacaaaggaggcaagaatatgcaagaGAAAAAAGAcgacctctttaacaagtggtgctgggaaaactggtcaaccagttgtaaaagaatgaaactagaacactttctaacatcatacagaaaaataaactcaaaatggattagagatataaatctaagaccagaaactataaaactcctagagaagaacatagacaaaacattctcctacaaaaatcacagcaggatcctctatgacccacctcccagaatattggaaataaaagcaaaaataaacaaatggtacttaatgaaacttaaaagcttttgtacaacaaaggaaactataagcacgatgaaaagacagccctcagactgggagaaaataatagcaaacgaagaacagacaaaagattaatctcaaaaatatacaagcagctcctgcagctcaattccagaaaaataaatgacccaatcaaaaaatgggccaaagatctaaacagacatttctccaaagaagacacacagatggctaacaaacacatgaatagatgctcaacatcactcattatcagcgaaatgcaaatcaaaacctcaatgagttACCATTACATACTAGTCacaatggctgctatccaaaagtccacaagcaataaatgctggagagggtgtggagaaaagggaaccctcttacactgttggtgggaatgcaaagtaatacagccactctggagaacagtgtggagattctttaaaaaactggaaatagaactgccatatgacccagcaatcccactcctgggcatacacaccgaggaaaacagaactgaaagagacacgtgtaccccaatgttcatcacagcagtgTTTATAATATCCAGGGCATGaaagcaaactagatgtccaacagcagatgaatggataaggaagctgtggtatatatagaaaatggaatattactcagccattaaaaagaattcatttgaatcagttctaatgagatggatgaaactggagcctattatacagagtgaagttagccagaaagataaacaccaatacagtatactaatgcatacacatgaaatttagaaagatggtaacaataaccctatatgcaagacagaaaaagggacacggattatagaacagacttttggacgcTATgagaggagaaggtgggatgtttagagagaacagcattgaaacatgtatattatcaagtgtgaaacagatcaccagtccaggtcagatgcaggagacaagttctcggggctggtgcactggaatgacccagagggatgggataatgagggaggtgggaagggggttcaggacggggaacacatgtaaatccatggctgattcatgtcagtgtacggcaaaaaccactataatattgtaaagtaattagcctccaactaataaaaattaatgaaaaaaattcaagtagTAAATGCAATACCTACATaggttaaagaagaaatatattagTAAATTGAGCAATGTTACAGAGTATAAagttaacatacaaaaatcatcTGTTTCTACAAACTAAcaaaatgtcagaaagagaaattgacaaaacaattccacttacaatagcatccaaaagaataaaatatttttgattaaatTAAACCAAGGAAGAGAAAGACCTGTACTCAACTTATagtacactgatgaaagaaataatgacACAATGGAAAGAGACCCAGTGGTCATGGATTGGAGGAATTCTTATGGTTATAATACCCATAccacctaaagcaatctacaaattcagtgtGATTCCTATACAATatctaatggcatttttcacagaaccagaaaaaaTGATCCGGAAATTCTTAtgtagccacaaaaaaaaaaaaaaaaagaataggcaaATAACCTTGATAAGGCTGAGGTATCACATTTCCTGATTCAAACGACATTAagccttctcctctttccttcaatcttttccagatgAACGGTCACCTATTAAATTTTGTCCTCAACATATTagaagaagagcaaaataaacctGAAGCAAGGTAtcagggagaaaagaaatacagCAAAATGCTGTGACATTGAAAATAAGATAACAGTgaaaaaatcaaagcaagaaaCAGTAAGTTCTTTGATATGTgcaataaattgaaaaatatctaGTAAGACTAACAGTTAAGAAAAGAGGAGTCACATATCATCAATGTCTGAAATGAACCAGCTCGTCACTAAAGCTCCTGTAaatcattaaaagaataataaagactATTACAAAATTCCATGCAGAAATGCCACTGAGATGAAACAGACCAATTACTTAAAAAACTACAACCCACCAGAGCAATccaaaaaacagataaataaaatagcttataactattaaataaattgaattgcTAATTTAATAGCTCCCAACACACGCACATGCAAAATCCCAAAGCCCAGGGATTTCACTGTAGAATTTTACAAAGCATCTTAAGAATTAGTAAGTATTTTATACAATGTCCtcctgaaaaaaaagagaatgcatTCCTTTTTGATGTGTTTAATGACGCCTGTATTACTCTAATCTAAAAGTTGGACAAAgtcactacaaaaaagaaaatcatagacCAATGTTTTTCATGTAATTTGACCCCCAAAATTCTCAAGAAATTGTTAGCAAATCAAATGCAGGCATGAATAAAAAATTCATACAACAAGACCAAGTTTAGATTTTTCTATGTATGAAAGATATTTTCTAGGTACTGTATCAAGATTTGAAAATCAGTCAAAGCAATACACTATCTCAACATCATATGATCATATCAACTAATACAGAAAAGACATCTTATATAATTAATTACATTCCCCATCATggggcagaaaaacaaacagattctTACCAATCTAGGAACAGTGAATTCCCTTAACTTTGTATcgaccatatttaaaaaaaacaaaaacaaaaaaacccccaaaaatcTATATCTAACATTATCCTTAGTGGTGGATGACTGAATATGTTATCCCTACAATTCAGAAAAATCCAAACTCGTAAGAAGTCCTACTTGATTCAACTCTTGAACTATAGTTAAGACATTATTCCTAGTCAGAGGACCAAGTTCAATGTGAGACTCACCCTCTGTGCTCCCTTTCTGTCAGAGGAAGAATCCCTGATTTGTCTTTTAATTGTCAAATGTCTCAAACTAAGTGTCTCATGAATTCTGTCCTACTTTCTACTTGTAGatggtgagaaagaaaaatgttgtaccagttaccatattttaaatatcattctcTCTGAATTGTAGCACAGCAACAGAATTTGAACAAACACTCTCATTCATATCTTCTGGCAAAATACATATCTTAGACTAAAGCTAACTTCTGCATATTCTTTTAAACATCTTTTGACTCTTATCTGCATTGGGGGATATAATTCAAATTCCTGTGGTTTTCATGTAAACATATTAGGATTTAGTACTCAATATGCTATtgcagctttatttttctgtgctctttCTGTGAAGCAGTTTCCACTGTTCCCTCCACTGCCTAGTTCCTATGACACTTTCATGAAAACTTCACCCTGTATTGAGAGGCTTCTGAGTTCCTTTTCccacttctttctcctctcaAATTCCTACAACTACTTACAGAGAATGTAAATGACCTTTTCAATAAAGTGATTCCTGAGTCTCAAATTCTAAAATGCTCATTCTATTCAACACGTTTTCATAGCAACAGCCACATTATGTTTCGGTCTGTAATCAATCTGCTTGCCCAACAATCTGGCTGAGCATAAGGGAGGCTCATTCTTCCCACCAATGATGCCTTTACCACAAAAGCATAAAAATCTACAAAACATAAAGTAAAACTTACCTTTATAAATGAAGAATCTGGATATAACATCCCCGATTTGTTGTGTGAATACACCAGGAAATTAGAGTCTAAAAATGACCTAATTCAAccaaaataataaactttgtttCAATAACAGCATGAATAAAAGTAACTTTCAGAGttatgaaatttaagaaaactttacTTTCCACTTTATAAGCTTAAATATGCACAAATTAAATGggttccttagactgcaagaagatcaaaccagtcaatcctaaaggaaatcagtcctgaatattcactggaaggactgatgctgaagctgaagctccaatactttggccacctgatgcaaagaatggattcactggagaagactctgatgctgggaaagatcgaaggcaggaggagaagggagtgacagaggataagatggttggatggcatgagtttcagtaagttctgggagttgatgatggacagggaggcctggcatgctgcagtccatggggtcgcaaagagtcagacaagactgagggactgaactgaactgaagtgggttCATCTCCCCATCGTCTACCTTTCTTTCTGATAGTATATTATGTATATGAGAGAAAACAAGAACCAGAATGACCAGATACAGGTGTGGGCACTGTAATGACACAGACTGATGTCTGATAAAATCCGGGACTTCCAATACCCAAAGCAAAGTTTTTATAGATTCAACCATCTATACATCTCATGGCATAAATGCTTTGTTAATAAGAATAAGCAGCCATGGGttgataaataacaaaaaattcaTGCTTATATCATTAAATTTTTCATAACTTATCCTAGGCTAAAACACAACCTCCAAATTCCCAgtgctttaaaattaaaacaaatgttgTTTACAAGGTTACTGTAGATTCAACACCACAATGCCTTCTTTCTGGAACTTAGGAAAAGACATGGTCCCTTTATGGAAACTGCTTCTCTTGAAGCAGTAGGAGAAAAAGTGTAGAACCGCACAATACATCTCAAAGTCTTTGTTTAGAAGAAGGATTCTACTCTTTGGCtcaaatatcatatgttatttcTATACATAAATGTGATATAAATGGAGTATGGAGCTATAATCTTCTTACAAGGTGGATGTTGATTATCTTGGAACAATCTAACATACTTATTGTAGGGATGAGATAGGGTGGGACCTGAATTCTTTACTGGAGTACTTGACCTGGAAATGTCTCCTTGAGTAACAAGTGATAAAAgaactataagggactaaaaataactgcctgCATGAGCAGTCTGGGTAAGTATGAACAAATAAGACACAAGAAGGCCACAAAGTGACTACCACTTCTGAGGTGTCAGGAGAAAAAGCAAGGCCCTGTGCATGATGCTTGTACGCAGCGCCACCGAGGGAACCTGCAGACTGTTGCagagaagccaattctgactccacgttggaactgtttctttgacttgcttttcattgcttttgttactaTAATcgaatggcctgcctcagagaatcgcgtccctctgcctgactgtaaactgaagtgcctttgttcagaaccatGTGATGTaggtggcaggaaggaagaaattaacacatgcTCTGCCTGAGACTTGGCATTctagggttcgatccttgggttgggaagcacccctggaggagggaatggcaacccactccagtattcttgcctggagaatcccatggacagaggagctttctgggttacagcctatggggttgcaaagagtcggacatgacagagcaactaagcacatcaGCGAAATACAAGTAAGCACtgaaagaaaatcagtgaaaagcaaatcaaaggCAAAAGTCAAAAGCTAGCTTCTAATGAAGTAGCACTGATGGACAAAAACAATCTTAAgttcaagaaaaattaataagcatTCCAAAGAGACcatttggagaggaaaaaaataaaagatactatGAAACTAAAACACACGACATGTGAGTGCTGTgtcccttcagttgtgttcaactctttgtgactctatggactatggcccaccagtctcctttgtccatgagattttgaaagcaacaatacttgagtgggctgccaagccttcctccagggtatagtcctgattcaggaatcaaatccacatctcttctgtctcctgcattggcagacagttaATATTAAGGAATCAAATAAATGTATCCAAGAAAATTTGCTTACTGTAAACATAATTAAAGGTCTAGccaataaagaggaaaaatgctGGCAGAATGCACATCAGAAATAAAGATTTGATCATAATTATAGAATATGGTATAGAACACAGAGAAATAAGATGCAGGATGAAAGCATAGATTCCCCATGGAAGAAATTAAGGTATAtggactgaaaattaaaaaaaaacaaaaacattaaggGACTTTGAATATTTCAGGGAGTATTAATGtaatatacaaacatatacacagaaaCTCACACTCACCCAtacaaagaaaacacactggaaaacttaaaatagactgtaccaaattacaaaaatttatagaaaagaaatatgaCTCACAAATTCTACACATTGCCAAAATATTATTCAATTATGAGAACAAAAAGACATCCACAGATGTGAGATTAGGGACGCATGCTATTTGCACATTCCTTCTGAAGAAAATAATCTAACTAATCCACCTAGAAAATATTCTAACCAAATAATACCTGAGTCAGCAGaaaactgcaattaaaaaaaaaatgcttcaaaaaagtaggaaaggagtatatctacctaaagaaacaaaagaactatacatagaaaactataaaacactgatgaaagaaatcaaagaggacacaaatagatggaggaatatatcgtgttcatggattggaagaatcaatattgtgaaaatgagtatattacccaaagcaatctatagattcaatgcaatccctatcaagctaccaacagtattcttcacagaactagaacaaatactttcacaatttgtatggaaatacaaaaaacctcaaatagccaaagcaattttgaggaagaagaatggaactggaggaatcaacctgcctgacttcagactatactacaaagctacagtcatccagagagcatggtactgacacaaagacagaaatacagatcaatggaacaaaatagaaaccccagagataaatccatgtacctacggacaccttatcttcgacaaaggaggcaagaatatacaagggaaaaaagacaacctctttaacaagaagtgctgggaaaactggtcaaccacttgtgaaagaatgaaactagaacactttctaacatcatacagaaaaataaactcaaaatggattagagatataaatctaagaccagaaactataaaactcctagaggagaacataggcaaaacactctctgacataaatcacagcaggatcctctatgacccacctcccagaatattggaaataaaagcaaaaataaacaaatgggacttaatgaaacttaaaagcttttgtacaacaaaggaaactataagcatggtgaaaagacagccttcagaatgggagaaaataatagcaaatgaagcaacagacaaaggattaatctcaaaaatatgcaaagcaactcctgcagctcaattccagaaaaataaacgacccaatcaaaaaaaaaaaaaaaaaaatgggccaaagatctaaacagacatttctccaaagaagacatacagatggctaacaaacacatgaatgatgctcaacatcactcattatcagagaaatgcaaatcaaaacctcaatgaggtaccattacatgccagtcaggatgactgctatccaaaaatctacaagcaataaatgctggagagggtgtggagaaaagggaaacctcttacactgttgatgggaatgcaaagtaatacagccactatggagaacagtgtggagattccttaaaaaactggaaatagaactgccatatgacccagcaatcccactcctgggcata
The DNA window shown above is from Odocoileus virginianus isolate 20LAN1187 ecotype Illinois chromosome 32, Ovbor_1.2, whole genome shotgun sequence and carries:
- the LOC110126566 gene encoding A disintegrin and metallopeptidase domain 3-like, with translation MLSLLLILTGLGRLASAGHHSETSLLQITVPRKTETNTKDGSISETHVTYSIQIAKKTYTLPLEKQSFLDSNFLVYSHNKSGMLYPDSSFIKVSFTLCFVDFYAFVVKASLVGRMSLPYAQPDCWASRLITDRNIMWLLL